A window from Kovacikia minuta CCNUW1 encodes these proteins:
- the rplV gene encoding 50S ribosomal protein L22 — translation MAVDTTEVKAIARYIRMSPHKVRRVLDQIRGRSYREALIILEFMPYRACEPILKVLRSAAANAEHNEGYSRTSLVVSQAYADQGPTLKRFRPRAQGRAYQIRKPTCHITIAVAPGDDED, via the coding sequence ATGGCTGTTGATACCACTGAAGTTAAAGCGATCGCCCGCTATATTCGGATGTCCCCCCATAAGGTGCGTCGCGTCCTGGATCAGATTCGAGGGCGCTCTTACCGGGAGGCACTCATTATTTTAGAATTCATGCCCTACCGTGCCTGTGAACCAATTTTAAAGGTGCTGCGTTCGGCTGCGGCAAATGCTGAGCATAACGAAGGCTACAGTCGGACGAGTCTGGTAGTTTCGCAGGCTTATGCAGATCAGGGTCCAACCTTGAAGCGGTTCCGACCAAGAGCACAGGGGCGTGCCTATCAGATTCGTAAGCCAACCTGCCACATTACGATCGCCGTCGCCCCAGGGGATGACGAAGATTAA
- the rpsC gene encoding 30S ribosomal protein S3, translated as MTPKRYPELLQEDFKIRRLVEKKLSSAGISEVRIERKADQIDLEVRTARPGVVVGRGGTGIESLRADLQQELGGGDRQIRINVVEVARVDADAALIAEYIAQQLERRVSFRRVVRQAIQRAQRAGIEGIKVQVSGRLNGAEIARPEWTREGRVPLHTLRADIDYAYTIARTIYGTLGIKVWVFKGEIIPGQEEQPAPTNNQPRRRQQRRRQQFEDRSNEG; from the coding sequence GTGACACCCAAACGCTACCCAGAACTGCTACAAGAGGACTTTAAAATTCGTCGGCTTGTAGAGAAAAAATTGAGCAGTGCAGGGATTTCTGAAGTTCGGATTGAGCGTAAGGCCGATCAAATTGATCTGGAAGTGAGAACGGCTCGTCCTGGCGTTGTTGTTGGTCGGGGTGGAACTGGGATTGAATCTCTACGGGCAGACCTTCAGCAGGAGCTGGGAGGGGGCGATCGCCAAATCCGCATCAATGTGGTTGAGGTGGCAAGGGTTGACGCCGACGCAGCTTTGATTGCGGAATACATTGCTCAACAGTTAGAACGACGAGTTTCTTTTAGACGGGTAGTCCGACAGGCAATTCAACGTGCTCAACGGGCAGGCATCGAAGGCATCAAAGTTCAAGTCAGTGGGCGTCTCAATGGCGCTGAAATTGCCCGCCCGGAATGGACTCGCGAAGGTAGAGTTCCCCTTCATACCCTCAGAGCTGATATTGATTACGCTTACACCATTGCCAGAACCATCTACGGCACCCTTGGAATTAAAGTTTGGGTGTTCAAAGGTGAAATTATCCCAGGACAGGAGGAACAACCTGCTCCCACGAACAATCAA